A single region of the Buteo buteo chromosome 18, bButBut1.hap1.1, whole genome shotgun sequence genome encodes:
- the MRPL57 gene encoding large ribosomal subunit protein mL63, which yields MFLTMVLLRKRIPGRQWIGKYRRPRPVTLSMKQAMIRRLEIEAENEYWLSRPYLTREQEYKHNTEERKAKWEAFKSLTKAKFPEHRYISDHLNHLNVSKKWTS from the coding sequence ATGTTTTTAACAATGGTATTACTCCGAAAGAGAATTCCTGGAAGACAATGGATTGGAAAGTACAGGCGACCAAGACCGGTTACCCTTTCAATGAAGCAAGCAATGATCCGAAGGCTGGAAATTGAAGCTGAGAATGAATATTGGCTGAGTCGACCTTACCTGACACGGGAACAGGAGTACAAACATaacacagaagagagaaaggcaaAATGGGAAGCTTTCAAAAGCCTGACGAAAGCCAAGTTTCCTGAGCACAGATACATCAGTGATCATTTAAACCACTTAAATGTGTCAAAAAAGTGGACATCTTGA
- the SKA3 gene encoding spindle and kinetochore-associated protein 3 isoform X2 — MDVSRDFFGKLRALALTLEKEARQLERALRGEDVDYEDESPIRVLHDLHCEIRSLKEDVNASLGKSCSEKQAIHEFMKASEILMQRNAADLGKIRELFQKYGYKPLVKDSTEEEEEVVNSNSTVSVQTKSDEGKADVPHPPACTEKPLVPTDPLRNPQLSDFGLSQYVFSRPWSAVKGQHTTNAYQENSKNRTPLKTQPPCILPKTPKCMLKMDDYECVTPKLEHFGISEHTVCMNEDYTMSLIRKTAQTSKNLVKKDDHEVNVPETTSREIMFTPRPKPKVTAENAAGWMASPMVFVFCTPDVKIPSRTNNTVLSRSPETNELPLPSHTETPQFPDFETRWLKTEAKVKQGGKTESVTKKDATDKQYVENSIPFAVSSDDYLKHFGDPSPPKIKHYDQLFNTPPPPEITRIPDDVLQILSKYNHKVDSSKAKEKETKAGNTIRCGSDFTDYCNKENRGYPGFFKPNN; from the exons ATGGACGTGTCGAGGGACTTCTTCGGTAAGCTGCGGGCCCTAGCCCTCACGCTGGAGAAGGAGGCGAGGCAGCTCGAGAGGGCCCTACGCGGAGAGGACGTGG ACTATGAAGATGAATCTCCAATAAGAGTCTTGCATGACCTCCATTGTGAAATCAGGAGTCTGAAG GAAGATGTTAATGCCAGTCTTGGTAAGAGTTGctctgaaaaacaagcaatTCATGAGTTTATGAAGGCAAGTGAAATATTGAtgcaaagaaatgcagcagatcTTGGAAAAATAAGAGAGCTGTTCCAGAAATACGGCTACAAACCACTTGTCAAAGACTCTACAG aagaggaggaagaagttgTTAACAGCAATTCAACAGTGTCTGTCCAGACTAAATCtgatgaaggaaaagcagatgtaCCTCATCCTCCTGCTTGTACTGAGAAGCCACTGGTGCCCACAGACCCACTGCGTAATCCCCAGCTTTCTGATTTTGGTCTTTCACAATATGTGTTCTCCAGGCCTTGGAGTGCAGTGAAAGGACAACACACAACAAATGCATATCAAGAAAATTCAAAGAACAGGACTCCGCTAAAAACACAGCCACCCTGTATTTTGcccaaaacaccaaaatgtATGCTAAAGATGGACGATTATGAGTGTGTAACACCAAAACTTGAACACTTTGGCATTAGTGAACATACTGTGTGTATGAATGAAGATTATACGATGTCACTTATTCGTAAAACTGCTCAGACAAGCAAGAA tttgGTTAAAAAAGATGATCATGAAGTGAATGTACCAGAAACGACATCCAGGGAAATCATGTTTACTCCTaggccaaaaccaaaagtgaCAGCTGAGAATG CAGCTGGCTGGATGGCTTCTCCTATGGTATTTGTGTTCTGTACTCCTGATGTGAAAATCCCTTCCAGAACAAATAATACAGTATTATCAAGGTCACCAGAGACAAATGAACTGCCTCTTCCCAGTCATAcagaaacaccacagtttccagATTTTGAAACAAGATGGCTAAAAACAGAAGCTAAG GTGAAGCAGGGGGGCAAGACTGAGTCGGTGACAAAGAAGGATGCAACAGATAAACAATACGTAGAAAATAGCATTCCTTTTGCTGTGAGCTCTGATGATTATCTTAAACATTTTGGAGACCCTTCTCCtcctaaaataaaacactatGACCAGTTATTCAATACTCCTCCACCTCCAGAAATAACAAGGATACCAGATGATGTTCTACAG ATTCTGTCCAAGTATAATCATAAAGTAGACTCTTCTAAAGCCAAGGAAAAGGAGACCAAGGCAGGAAATACTATAAGATGTGGAAGTGATTTCACTGATTACTGCAATAAAGAGAACAG AGGATATCCTGGATTTTTCAAGCCAAACAACTGA
- the SKA3 gene encoding spindle and kinetochore-associated protein 3 isoform X3: MDVSRDFFGKLRALALTLEKEARQLERALRGEDVDYEDESPIRVLHDLHCEIRSLKEDVNASLGKSCSEKQAIHEFMKASEILMQRNAADLGKIRELFQKYGYKPLVKDSTEEEEEVVNSNSTVSVQTKSDEGKADVPHPPACTEKPLVPTDPLRNPQLSDFGLSQYVFSRPWSAVKGQHTTNAYQENSKNRTPLKTQPPCILPKTPKCMLKMDDYECVTPKLEHFGISEHTVCMNEDYTMSLIRKTAQTSKNLVKKDDHEVNVPETTSREIMFTPRPKPKVTAENAGWMASPMVFVFCTPDVKIPSRTNNTVLSRSPETNELPLPSHTETPQFPDFETRWLKTEAKQVKQGGKTESVTKKDATDKQYVENSIPFAVSSDDYLKHFGDPSPPKIKHYDQLFNTPPPPEITRIPDDVLQILSKYNHKVDSSKAKEKETKAGNTIRCGSDFTDYCNKENRGYPGFFKPNN; this comes from the exons ATGGACGTGTCGAGGGACTTCTTCGGTAAGCTGCGGGCCCTAGCCCTCACGCTGGAGAAGGAGGCGAGGCAGCTCGAGAGGGCCCTACGCGGAGAGGACGTGG ACTATGAAGATGAATCTCCAATAAGAGTCTTGCATGACCTCCATTGTGAAATCAGGAGTCTGAAG GAAGATGTTAATGCCAGTCTTGGTAAGAGTTGctctgaaaaacaagcaatTCATGAGTTTATGAAGGCAAGTGAAATATTGAtgcaaagaaatgcagcagatcTTGGAAAAATAAGAGAGCTGTTCCAGAAATACGGCTACAAACCACTTGTCAAAGACTCTACAG aagaggaggaagaagttgTTAACAGCAATTCAACAGTGTCTGTCCAGACTAAATCtgatgaaggaaaagcagatgtaCCTCATCCTCCTGCTTGTACTGAGAAGCCACTGGTGCCCACAGACCCACTGCGTAATCCCCAGCTTTCTGATTTTGGTCTTTCACAATATGTGTTCTCCAGGCCTTGGAGTGCAGTGAAAGGACAACACACAACAAATGCATATCAAGAAAATTCAAAGAACAGGACTCCGCTAAAAACACAGCCACCCTGTATTTTGcccaaaacaccaaaatgtATGCTAAAGATGGACGATTATGAGTGTGTAACACCAAAACTTGAACACTTTGGCATTAGTGAACATACTGTGTGTATGAATGAAGATTATACGATGTCACTTATTCGTAAAACTGCTCAGACAAGCAAGAA tttgGTTAAAAAAGATGATCATGAAGTGAATGTACCAGAAACGACATCCAGGGAAATCATGTTTACTCCTaggccaaaaccaaaagtgaCAGCTGAGAATG CTGGCTGGATGGCTTCTCCTATGGTATTTGTGTTCTGTACTCCTGATGTGAAAATCCCTTCCAGAACAAATAATACAGTATTATCAAGGTCACCAGAGACAAATGAACTGCCTCTTCCCAGTCATAcagaaacaccacagtttccagATTTTGAAACAAGATGGCTAAAAACAGAAGCTAAG CAGGTGAAGCAGGGGGGCAAGACTGAGTCGGTGACAAAGAAGGATGCAACAGATAAACAATACGTAGAAAATAGCATTCCTTTTGCTGTGAGCTCTGATGATTATCTTAAACATTTTGGAGACCCTTCTCCtcctaaaataaaacactatGACCAGTTATTCAATACTCCTCCACCTCCAGAAATAACAAGGATACCAGATGATGTTCTACAG ATTCTGTCCAAGTATAATCATAAAGTAGACTCTTCTAAAGCCAAGGAAAAGGAGACCAAGGCAGGAAATACTATAAGATGTGGAAGTGATTTCACTGATTACTGCAATAAAGAGAACAG AGGATATCCTGGATTTTTCAAGCCAAACAACTGA
- the SKA3 gene encoding spindle and kinetochore-associated protein 3 isoform X1: protein MDVSRDFFGKLRALALTLEKEARQLERALRGEDVDYEDESPIRVLHDLHCEIRSLKEDVNASLGKSCSEKQAIHEFMKASEILMQRNAADLGKIRELFQKYGYKPLVKDSTEEEEEVVNSNSTVSVQTKSDEGKADVPHPPACTEKPLVPTDPLRNPQLSDFGLSQYVFSRPWSAVKGQHTTNAYQENSKNRTPLKTQPPCILPKTPKCMLKMDDYECVTPKLEHFGISEHTVCMNEDYTMSLIRKTAQTSKNLVKKDDHEVNVPETTSREIMFTPRPKPKVTAENAAGWMASPMVFVFCTPDVKIPSRTNNTVLSRSPETNELPLPSHTETPQFPDFETRWLKTEAKQVKQGGKTESVTKKDATDKQYVENSIPFAVSSDDYLKHFGDPSPPKIKHYDQLFNTPPPPEITRIPDDVLQILSKYNHKVDSSKAKEKETKAGNTIRCGSDFTDYCNKENRGYPGFFKPNN from the exons ATGGACGTGTCGAGGGACTTCTTCGGTAAGCTGCGGGCCCTAGCCCTCACGCTGGAGAAGGAGGCGAGGCAGCTCGAGAGGGCCCTACGCGGAGAGGACGTGG ACTATGAAGATGAATCTCCAATAAGAGTCTTGCATGACCTCCATTGTGAAATCAGGAGTCTGAAG GAAGATGTTAATGCCAGTCTTGGTAAGAGTTGctctgaaaaacaagcaatTCATGAGTTTATGAAGGCAAGTGAAATATTGAtgcaaagaaatgcagcagatcTTGGAAAAATAAGAGAGCTGTTCCAGAAATACGGCTACAAACCACTTGTCAAAGACTCTACAG aagaggaggaagaagttgTTAACAGCAATTCAACAGTGTCTGTCCAGACTAAATCtgatgaaggaaaagcagatgtaCCTCATCCTCCTGCTTGTACTGAGAAGCCACTGGTGCCCACAGACCCACTGCGTAATCCCCAGCTTTCTGATTTTGGTCTTTCACAATATGTGTTCTCCAGGCCTTGGAGTGCAGTGAAAGGACAACACACAACAAATGCATATCAAGAAAATTCAAAGAACAGGACTCCGCTAAAAACACAGCCACCCTGTATTTTGcccaaaacaccaaaatgtATGCTAAAGATGGACGATTATGAGTGTGTAACACCAAAACTTGAACACTTTGGCATTAGTGAACATACTGTGTGTATGAATGAAGATTATACGATGTCACTTATTCGTAAAACTGCTCAGACAAGCAAGAA tttgGTTAAAAAAGATGATCATGAAGTGAATGTACCAGAAACGACATCCAGGGAAATCATGTTTACTCCTaggccaaaaccaaaagtgaCAGCTGAGAATG CAGCTGGCTGGATGGCTTCTCCTATGGTATTTGTGTTCTGTACTCCTGATGTGAAAATCCCTTCCAGAACAAATAATACAGTATTATCAAGGTCACCAGAGACAAATGAACTGCCTCTTCCCAGTCATAcagaaacaccacagtttccagATTTTGAAACAAGATGGCTAAAAACAGAAGCTAAG CAGGTGAAGCAGGGGGGCAAGACTGAGTCGGTGACAAAGAAGGATGCAACAGATAAACAATACGTAGAAAATAGCATTCCTTTTGCTGTGAGCTCTGATGATTATCTTAAACATTTTGGAGACCCTTCTCCtcctaaaataaaacactatGACCAGTTATTCAATACTCCTCCACCTCCAGAAATAACAAGGATACCAGATGATGTTCTACAG ATTCTGTCCAAGTATAATCATAAAGTAGACTCTTCTAAAGCCAAGGAAAAGGAGACCAAGGCAGGAAATACTATAAGATGTGGAAGTGATTTCACTGATTACTGCAATAAAGAGAACAG AGGATATCCTGGATTTTTCAAGCCAAACAACTGA